One window of Chryseobacterium indologenes genomic DNA carries:
- a CDS encoding MFS transporter: protein MTEANTQQTSIKKILPLILATAIFMQMLDSTILNTSLPAIAKDLHESPLNMQNAIISYVLTLAVFMPASGFLADRFGTKKIFIFSLILFSLGSLFCSLSQNLTHLVISRVIQGVGGSLMTPVGKLALIKTFDKGELLKAMNFAIIPALIGPVLGPLVGGYMVDYLSWHWIFLINIPIGLLGILLGIKFMPNYKSDDVDFDLKGFLIFAAASLLLSVSLELFGDIQNITPVLLVFIMGFLFLYYYYKHAKRGGNPIFPLNLFQVRTFRVGIVGNLATRLGISSVPLLLPLMIQIAYKQSAVTSGWIIAPMAITAIFGKSYVIKILDKYGYRQTLMVNTFIIGTLICLLAIPDIHTSLYWFVPIIAVLGFFNSIQFTSMNTISIADLRNFQTSSGNSLISVNQQLAIGFGIAFGLIVLKLFENTDLINGEIHNAFRLTFLTVGILTILSGFVFRRLHISDGKNMKSKEE, encoded by the coding sequence ATGACAGAAGCAAACACACAACAGACGTCCATAAAAAAAATACTTCCCTTAATTCTGGCCACTGCTATTTTTATGCAGATGCTGGATTCCACCATCCTGAATACTTCTCTGCCCGCTATTGCAAAAGATCTGCACGAGTCTCCGCTTAATATGCAGAACGCCATTATCAGTTATGTTCTGACATTAGCTGTTTTCATGCCTGCCAGCGGATTTCTGGCAGACCGCTTCGGGACCAAAAAAATATTTATTTTCTCGTTGATACTGTTCAGCTTAGGCTCCTTATTTTGTTCCTTGTCTCAGAATCTTACTCATTTGGTTATTTCAAGGGTTATTCAGGGAGTCGGAGGAAGTTTAATGACTCCTGTCGGGAAGTTGGCACTCATCAAAACGTTTGATAAAGGTGAACTGCTTAAAGCGATGAACTTTGCCATTATCCCAGCCCTTATTGGTCCAGTACTCGGTCCATTAGTCGGGGGTTATATGGTAGATTACCTTTCATGGCACTGGATATTTCTGATTAACATTCCGATCGGTCTTTTAGGGATTCTTTTAGGAATAAAATTTATGCCCAATTATAAGTCGGATGATGTTGATTTTGATTTAAAAGGGTTCTTAATATTTGCAGCAGCCTCCCTTCTGCTTTCGGTTTCACTGGAACTTTTTGGGGACATACAGAATATTACCCCTGTTTTGCTTGTATTCATTATGGGCTTCCTGTTCCTCTATTATTATTACAAACATGCTAAAAGAGGAGGAAATCCTATATTCCCGCTAAATCTTTTTCAGGTGAGAACATTCCGTGTAGGTATTGTAGGAAATCTTGCCACCAGATTAGGAATCAGTTCTGTTCCGTTATTGCTTCCCCTGATGATTCAGATTGCGTATAAACAGTCTGCAGTAACTTCAGGATGGATCATTGCTCCCATGGCAATTACAGCGATCTTCGGAAAATCATATGTTATTAAAATTCTGGATAAATATGGCTACCGTCAGACTTTAATGGTGAATACGTTCATCATCGGAACACTCATCTGCCTTCTTGCCATACCTGATATACACACTTCTTTATATTGGTTTGTTCCCATTATCGCAGTATTAGGTTTTTTCAACTCTATACAGTTCACCTCTATGAACACTATTTCTATTGCTGACCTTCGGAATTTCCAGACCAGCAGCGGAAACTCTTTAATTTCAGTGAATCAACAGCTGGCTATCGGTTTCGGGATTGCATTCGGACTGATTGTTTTAAAACTTTTTGAAAATACAGATCTTATTAATGGTGAAATCCACAATGCCTTTCGACTTACATTTCTTACGGTAGGAATATTAACGATTTTATCAGGATTTGTTTTCAGAAGACTGCACATTTCGGATGGAAAAAATATGAAGTCGAAGGAAGAATAA